In one window of Methanolobus mangrovi DNA:
- a CDS encoding DNA polymerase II large subunit, producing the protein MGEIVVSDSMRDYFEELESKLHNEIDIANSARSKGRDPKPHIEIPLAKDLADRVENLIGVKGVAEEIRKYEETMSREEGALAIGKAVAEGVVGEFESKEASIEAAIRVSVAMLTEGVVAAPIEGIDKVTLGKNDDGSEFIRIFYSGPIRSAGGTAQALSVLVGDYVRRAVGIDRYKPRKEEVERYVEEILLYRRVATLQYTPSEDEIRLIVENCPICIDGEPTEAEEVEGYRNLDRIGTNRVRGGMCLVLAEGLALKAPKVLKHVNKLEMDGWDWLNTLIAGAKGGDDDDDGGFVGVKPKDKYLRDLIAGRPVFSHPMRPGGFRLRYGRSRNTSFAAAGISPASMYIMDSFIVSGTQLKVERPGKAAGMAPVDSIEGPTVRLRSGDVIRVDDEEHAIQIHPEVECILDIGEILINYGDFLENNHPLVPSSYCFEWWIQEFEKHVTTASYSQSELELPSQDLAMELCDKYSVPLHPAYTYLWHDITVDEFTGLVTFVSENGILSNDAASLELPFDLSIENGIKIVLEHLLVLHRVADGKIIVDNPLPFIRCMGLKKDLTKKWNSVESTDTVGAVNEVSGLVVRPRAPVRIGARMGRPEKSDKRKMSPAPHVLFPIGDSAGNTRKMEAAAGYMSSMNGKVGQIRVEIGNRVCPACGKDTFWYRCDCGEFTVPKLSCPRCGISVQKDLCPKCGSKTTCVKMQNIDFKEVYQAAFENLGERDTNIEVKGVKRMMSGTMTPEPLEKGILRAKHDLFTFKDGTVRYDMSDIPLTHIRADELSITVEKLKKLGYTEDIYGKPIETEDQVVCLKVQDLVVSYDCGEYLLRISKYIDDLLVKYYHEESYYNARTIDDLVGVMLMGLAPHTSAGVLGRLVGFTKASVGYAHPFFHAAKRRNCDGDEDCVMLLMDGLINFSRDYLPEKRGGKMDAPLVLTTRIDPSEVDKEAHNIDVCDHYPLAFYEATLNYTNPKELEGKIDLISRRLGTPEQYDHFMFTHSTNNIASGPLHSAYKTLGSMVEKMDAQLALADKIRAVDASNVAERVLISHFLPDMFGNLRAFSRQSTRCLKCAAKFRRPPLTGVCPKCGGSVILTVHEGSVKKYLEVSKKVAHDYNVSSYTKQRIEIIGLDMKSLFENDRSKQTGLMEFM; encoded by the coding sequence ATGGGTGAAATAGTAGTTAGCGATTCCATGAGGGATTATTTTGAGGAGCTTGAATCAAAGCTTCATAATGAGATCGATATTGCAAATAGCGCACGCTCAAAAGGCAGGGATCCAAAACCACATATTGAGATACCTCTTGCAAAAGACCTTGCAGACAGGGTGGAAAACCTCATTGGCGTAAAAGGTGTTGCAGAGGAGATACGCAAGTACGAAGAGACTATGTCTCGTGAGGAGGGTGCGCTTGCAATAGGTAAAGCTGTTGCCGAGGGTGTTGTTGGGGAATTTGAATCCAAGGAAGCTTCAATAGAGGCTGCTATACGTGTATCCGTTGCAATGCTCACAGAGGGTGTGGTTGCTGCACCAATAGAGGGAATAGATAAGGTAACTCTTGGTAAAAATGATGATGGAAGCGAGTTCATCAGGATATTTTACTCTGGTCCCATACGTAGTGCCGGAGGTACTGCTCAGGCTCTTTCAGTACTTGTGGGTGACTATGTGCGTCGTGCGGTTGGGATTGACAGGTACAAGCCACGTAAGGAAGAGGTTGAAAGGTATGTTGAGGAGATTCTGCTTTACAGGCGTGTGGCAACCTTACAGTACACTCCTTCGGAAGATGAAATAAGGCTTATCGTGGAGAACTGCCCCATATGTATTGATGGGGAACCCACGGAAGCTGAAGAGGTTGAAGGGTATAGGAACCTTGACAGGATAGGTACAAACAGGGTACGTGGTGGTATGTGTCTTGTACTTGCAGAAGGTCTGGCTCTGAAAGCTCCGAAGGTTCTCAAACACGTCAACAAGCTCGAGATGGATGGGTGGGACTGGCTCAACACACTCATAGCCGGGGCAAAGGGTGGCGATGATGACGATGATGGTGGTTTTGTCGGTGTAAAACCAAAAGACAAATATCTGCGTGATCTGATAGCAGGCAGGCCTGTGTTCTCTCATCCGATGCGACCGGGTGGTTTCAGGTTAAGGTATGGCAGGTCAAGAAACACATCCTTTGCAGCCGCTGGTATAAGCCCTGCCAGTATGTACATAATGGATAGTTTTATCGTTTCAGGTACCCAGCTTAAGGTGGAGCGACCTGGCAAAGCTGCCGGAATGGCGCCGGTAGATAGCATAGAAGGTCCTACTGTCCGACTCAGGTCCGGTGATGTCATAAGGGTGGACGATGAGGAACATGCAATACAGATTCATCCTGAAGTAGAGTGCATACTGGACATCGGTGAAATATTGATAAATTATGGTGATTTCCTTGAGAATAATCATCCTCTTGTACCGTCATCATATTGTTTTGAATGGTGGATACAGGAGTTTGAGAAGCATGTCACAACTGCATCATATTCTCAAAGTGAGCTGGAATTACCTTCTCAGGATCTTGCAATGGAGCTGTGCGACAAATACAGTGTTCCTCTGCACCCTGCATATACGTATCTATGGCATGATATCACAGTTGACGAATTTACCGGACTTGTGACATTCGTGTCAGAAAATGGCATCCTTTCAAATGATGCTGCGAGCCTTGAACTTCCATTTGACTTAAGCATTGAAAATGGAATAAAGATAGTTCTTGAGCATCTGCTTGTCCTGCATAGAGTTGCAGACGGAAAGATTATCGTCGATAATCCTCTGCCTTTTATCAGATGTATGGGCCTGAAAAAGGATCTGACTAAGAAATGGAATTCTGTTGAATCCACAGACACCGTTGGAGCTGTCAACGAAGTGAGTGGATTGGTAGTGCGCCCACGTGCACCAGTGAGGATTGGTGCAAGGATGGGGCGTCCGGAAAAATCTGACAAGAGGAAGATGTCTCCGGCTCCACATGTCCTATTCCCCATAGGGGATTCTGCCGGAAATACTCGTAAAATGGAAGCTGCTGCAGGCTACATGTCTTCTATGAACGGGAAGGTCGGACAGATTCGGGTGGAAATCGGTAATCGTGTGTGTCCTGCATGTGGAAAGGATACATTCTGGTATCGTTGCGATTGTGGTGAATTCACAGTACCTAAATTGTCATGTCCGAGGTGTGGTATATCCGTACAGAAAGATCTGTGTCCAAAATGCGGTTCGAAAACAACATGCGTAAAAATGCAGAATATTGATTTCAAGGAGGTCTACCAGGCCGCTTTTGAAAACCTTGGTGAGAGGGATACAAATATCGAGGTAAAAGGTGTCAAGCGCATGATGTCCGGGACAATGACTCCGGAACCTCTTGAAAAAGGTATCTTGCGGGCAAAACATGATCTTTTTACTTTCAAGGACGGGACGGTCAGGTATGACATGTCCGACATTCCGCTTACGCATATCCGTGCCGATGAACTTAGCATAACTGTTGAGAAACTGAAGAAACTGGGGTACACAGAGGATATATATGGCAAGCCCATTGAAACAGAGGATCAGGTAGTTTGCCTTAAAGTGCAGGATCTTGTTGTTTCGTATGATTGTGGTGAATATCTCCTGAGAATTAGCAAGTACATTGATGATTTGCTTGTGAAGTATTATCATGAGGAATCTTACTATAATGCCAGGACCATTGATGATCTTGTAGGTGTAATGCTTATGGGACTCGCACCGCATACTTCAGCAGGTGTCCTTGGAAGACTTGTAGGTTTCACCAAGGCATCTGTGGGTTATGCGCATCCGTTCTTCCATGCAGCAAAAAGGAGAAACTGTGATGGTGATGAAGATTGTGTCATGCTGCTGATGGATGGGCTGATCAATTTCTCAAGGGATTACCTGCCTGAAAAGCGAGGTGGTAAAATGGATGCACCTCTTGTACTTACCACTCGTATAGATCCAAGCGAGGTTGACAAGGAGGCGCATAACATTGATGTATGTGATCATTATCCTCTTGCATTCTATGAAGCGACCCTGAACTACACAAACCCCAAGGAATTAGAGGGCAAAATAGACCTCATAAGTCGCAGACTTGGGACTCCTGAACAATATGATCATTTTATGTTCACCCATTCTACTAATAATATCGCTTCAGGTCCTCTTCATAGTGCCTACAAGACCCTTGGAAGCATGGTGGAGAAGATGGATGCACAGCTTGCGCTGGCAGATAAGATACGTGCAGTTGATGCTTCAAATGTGGCTGAAAGGGTGCTCATATCTCACTTCCTGCCTGACATGTTCGGCAATCTCAGGGCATTTTCCCGCCAGAGCACAAGGTGTCTCAAGTGTGCCGCAAAGTTTCGCAGACCACCGCTTACAGGTGTATGTCCCAAATGCGGTGGAAGCGTAATACTAACTGTTCATGAAGGGTCCGTGAAAAAGTATCTTGAGGTCTCAAAGAAAGTAGCTCACGATTACAATGTCTCAAGTTATACAAAACAAAGAATAGAAATTATTGGACTGGATATGAAATCTCTTTTTGAGAATGATCGCTCAAAGCAGACCGGGCTTATGGAGTTCATGTAG